Genomic window (Zymoseptoria tritici IPO323 chromosome 1, whole genome shotgun sequence):
GAGCACAAACATGTGAATATGCTAGAACAGGCATGACTTTGCTGCGGTCGTTGGGCGGCCGCAGCAGCTGCTATCCTAGGAAATCTTACATGCAGCTTGACATCGAATGCAACGAGCCGAAACAAAGAACCCGGCACAACAGTTGCATAAGTGTGTCAGCAGCCGCAATAGCGAGAGACAAAGAGCCGCATATGTGTCAAAGAATGAGGCATATTCGATGCCTCGTTTCGGAGAGTATAGCCATCCCCAATCCCCAAAAAGAGTCCGAACGTGGAGATCGTTCTATACCGTACCGTCCAACTTCGACCGCACCACGCCGAGAGATCGAGTATATCCATTCACCCGCGCGTGGCCTGTTTGCTTCTTACACATTCTCCAATAGGAGTCGTGGGTATACCTTAGTAACTCTTGAGATAGCCGGCGAAAAGTGAACCAGTCGATTGACGTAGCCGCTATCTTGCCCAGCGCCCGCCGACGCCCATTCTCGGCTCCGTCCAGGCCCTCAGCCACACCACCTTTCACACACGCCGTGAAAGCTCGGGTAGAATCGCAGGGTTCCACCTAATAAAGACATCCTGGCCGGCACACGATTGATTGCTTCCTGGACAACTTTCCCGCGAAACCCCAATACTTGAAGCTCGTCTCACCACCgacatccacctcctctgacaaacaatcctcctccttcctcccaaCAACACCCACACACACCTTCACCATGGTATGCGCGGATCGCTCTTGCCGGATCATGGCCATCCTGCTAATCCACAATGCTAGGCGGAACCAACCATTATCTCCAACACGGCCACGGTGAGCTTTCTCCAAGTCGCAAAACTTGCCTGAACGCGGCGACAGACTGCTGACGGTCATTCTCCAccagctcgagaagtacaacaAGCTCTCGCAAAAAGGCAATGTCATTGCCGAGTATGTCTGGATCGATGCCTCCAGCGGTGTCCGCTCCAAGTGCAAGGTAAGCTCATAACACGTTTCCTTTGTTCACCCGCGGAGGAGTTACGAGCGATGAGGTGCGCGAGAAGAGCAGCACTTTTGCAGTTGAATATCGCGCACGCCCTCGATATCACAGTCAGACCTCAACCATGAGGATGTGGTGGCTTGGCTTTGGCGAGCCATCCGCCGCGATCGGACACGCTAAGCTCGGTCAATGTGCTGTGCTGCATCTTCGCGAGCCTGCCCGACGATTGCGACCAGCTACAAGCGACCATGTTCTCACAGCACAGCACGCCGAATGCGAGAGCGTGAACCACAGCTAATCACTCCCCTTCACAGACCCTCCCCAAGAAGCCCGATAGCATCAAGGACCTCCCAGAATGGAACTTCGACGGttcctccaccgcccaaGCACCGGGTGACAACTCCGACGTCTACCTCCGCCCCGTAGCCATGTACCCCGATCCATTCAGACTTGGAGACAACATTCTCGTCATGTGCGAGACATACATGTCCGATGGCAAGCCAAACGCCTACAACTACCGCCACGACGCCGCCCTTGTCATGGAAAAGCACGCAGGAGAGGAGTTCTGGTTCGGTCTTGAACAGGAATACACCATGCTCGACTTCAACGGTTGGCCATACGGCTGGCCAAAGAACGGGTTCCCAGCTCCTCAGGGTCCATACTACTGCGGTGTCGGTACCGGCAAGGTTTTCTGCCGTGACATAGTAGAAGCGCATTACAAAGCTTGCCTGTACGCCGAGATCAACATCTCTGGCACCAACGCCGAGGTGATGCCCGCGCAGTGGGAGTACCAGGTCGGCCCGTGTTCCGGCATTGAGCGTGAGTTTGGACAGCGTTCGAATCTCGACTTCGCAAGCTAACAATTCCTCTCAGTTGGTGACCAGCTCTGGATGtctcgcttcctcctccaccgcgtGGCCGAGGAGTTCGGTGTCAAGATCACCTTCGCACCAAAGCCAATCCCCGGCGACTGGAACGGTGCCGGTCTCCACACCAACGTCAGCACCAAGGCGATGCGTGAGGACGGCGGCATGAAGGCGATTGAGAAGGCAATGGAGGCCCTTGCTACCCGACACAAGGAGCACATGGCCGTCTACGGAGAAGGCAACGAGGCTCGCATGACTGGCGGTCACGAGACTGCTTCCTACGACAAGTTCAGCTGGGGCATTGCGAACCGTGGTACTTCCGTTCGTGTCAACCGCGCTGTTGCTGAGGAGGGCAAGGGTTACTTCGAGGACCGTCGCCCTGCGTCCAATGGTGACCCATACCAGATCACCGGCATGATCGTCGAGACTGTGAGTTCTGCCCGCGACATTGATTATGCTTGAATTTTGTACTAATTGTCTGTTATAGCTCTGCGGTAAGGTCGAGGGCGCCGATGTCTACAAGACGGTCATGGTAAGTGAACTTTAACACGAAGGACAGAAGACCTGCAGCTGCCcgattgtctctcgggctATGCTAGCGGGTCTCAGACTGCCCTTTTACTATTTGAGTCCGAACCACTGCTGACCCTTTGTGTCCTTCTGTTTTAGCAATCTGAGCAGAAAGAGCTTGAGATGGTTGTGCCCATCAGCAAGCCATAAATGCAGCGATGCATGCAACGGACGGACGAGAAACGAGTATGACGCGAACGATGAGATTGAGAGAGACACACCACGACCGCTCTCGACACGACTGCGGTGCGATGCATAGATCGAGGGCTCCGGGCAACTTGATGATATCCTCTTCACTTGGTGAAGTGCGTTTGAGTGGTCGGACATGGCAGAGGAGCTGGCGGAGCGGCCGACTGCTATTTGCCTATACCTGACCTGTTTTCACTAGAGTGGTGTAATTAGAGCGATCAACACGTTTTTCCCGAAGATCTTAAGATACATGGCTGGTGTGACTACCTGACTCTGCCGCTTCACCGTTAGACCACGCATGTCGACAATCTTTCTCCTATCAGACGCTTCCACGAGTGTCAATTGCAGCTGGTGGCATATTTCGGACTTGAGCTGACAGCTCCGGAGAGAGCTCCAATCCGGCTGCCAAGAATACCATCGTTCTACCTTACAAAACGCGACTCTTGCACGCGCTTCAACGTTGTTCACCACAAGCATGCTTCTCCAAAACATCCTTACATCGGCCTGAGCGCCTCAGACAAGAACATCGCACCTTCCATGCGCTAACCCACCACTCCGCTCCTACCTCACAACGTCACTGCCGCCATGTCGACAccaacctccacctccgccctcccacaacccacctccgcctccaagaAGTCCGCGCATTCCACCAACGCAGCAGTAACCACACCCTCCACCCTAGGCGTCTCTCCCGCCCCGCGCAGCGTCccctctcccgccgcgaCTCGACACACCGCGAAAACGCCCACGAGTAAGAATGCCACCGGAGGCACGCCAATGGTCGCCGGGCTATCGCAAAGCGGCATGAGTTTCTCGTCGCCAGCGGGAGGCACAGGGCCCGCACCAGGCGGACAAGGAGGCATTGGCACGGGACTTTCGATGGGAAGTTTTGGCGGCACACCGAATATGGGCGGACTGGGAGGACTGGGACTTGGATTGGAGATGGGTGGCACGCCTGGACATGGAATGAGCGGGCAGACGCCTGTTGGAGGAGTGGGTATGATTCCTACGATGAGCGAGTTGGGTTTGACGATTAgtggagggaagaggaatgaagatgaagagagGAGGGAGCGCATGAGGAGGGTGTTGAGGTCGATCGGACGGGCGAAGGGGAGGGTGAGTGAAGATGGGATTGTGCGGATTGCGAAGCGGATTGGGCTGGATAATGATATTGATAAGGCGCCGTTGACGGCTGAGGAGAGGGTCAGGGTGGTGGGGAATCGCACGATCGCGTTGG
Coding sequences:
- a CDS encoding glutamine synthetase, which gives rise to MAEPTIISNTATLEKYNKLSQKGNVIAEYVWIDASSGVRSKCKTLPKKPDSIKDLPEWNFDGSSTAQAPGDNSDVYLRPVAMYPDPFRLGDNILVMCETYMSDGKPNAYNYRHDAALVMEKHAGEEFWFGLEQEYTMLDFNGWPYGWPKNGFPAPQGPYYCGVGTGKVFCRDIVEAHYKACLYAEINISGTNAEVMPAQWEYQVGPCSGIELGDQLWMSRFLLHRVAEEFGVKITFAPKPIPGDWNGAGLHTNVSTKAMREDGGMKAIEKAMEALATRHKEHMAVYGEGNEARMTGGHETASYDKFSWGIANRGTSVRVNRAVAEEGKGYFEDRRPASNGDPYQITGMIVETLCGKVEGADVYKTVMQSEQKELEMVVPISKP